A single Aspergillus puulaauensis MK2 DNA, chromosome 7, nearly complete sequence DNA region contains:
- a CDS encoding tetratricopeptide repeat protein (COG:S;~EggNog:ENOG410PIP3;~InterPro:IPR019734,IPR011990;~go_function: GO:0005515 - protein binding [Evidence IEA]), which translates to MSSLDGYFDLGSYGRPITTSSKEAQRWFDRGLVWAYGFNHDEAAQCFETAVSYDPTCAMAHWGVAFASGPNYNKAWQLFDHEDLMASVHKTYNASRRAMGLIDNASPFERSLIEATQHRYEREPDVDWDRYKARNTAYADAMKPFYESFPDDLDACTLYADAMMNMTPWQLWDLDTGRPGEGTRTLQIKAVLEHGLSMPGARYHPGILHMYIHCIEMSPWPELGLNAADHLRGLVPDGGHLQHMPSHLDVLVGDYRRAMASNYDATIADEKFVARHGSLNFYSFYRMHNYHSLIYSAMFSAKKTTAFETLDRMEATLPIEVLRVQSPPLADWLETFFAVRPHVLVRFGMWDEILALPLPKEQDQDLLCVTTATIHYAKGIAASALGNLTQAQDHRRLFQAACRRVPASRKMFPNSCIDILAVGEAMLDAELSYRSGETERAFEQLRQAIVRDDALVYSEPWGWMQPVRHAYAALLLEQGRVEEAAECYCDDLGLNGTLARAHQHPNNVWALAGYHECLVNLGRENEAKMIETPLSVARAVADVEVEYSCFCRGRDAVSSK; encoded by the coding sequence ATGAGTTCTCTCGACGGCTACTTTGACCTGGGATCCTACGGCCGGCCCATAACCACCAGCTCCAAAGAAGCCCAGCGCTGGTTCGACCGCGGTCTCGTTTGGGCCTACGGCTTCAACCACGATGAAGCCGCTCAATGCTTCGAAACCGCCGTTTCGTACGATCCCACCTGCGCGATGGCCCACTGGGGCGTTGCGTTTGCATCGGGGCCCAACTACAACAAGGCATGGCAGCTTTTCGACCACGAGGACTTGATGGCCTCTGTGCACAAGACCTACAACGCATCCCGTCGAGCGATGGGCTTGATCGACAATGCATCGCCTTTCGAGCGCAGCCTGATCGAAGCAACGCAACATCGATACGAGCGCGAGCCCGATGTCGACTGGGACCGGTACAAAGCCCGCAACACGGCCTATGCCGATGCCATGAAGCCCTTCTATGAAAGTTTCCCCGACGACCTGGATGCGTGCACGCTCTACGCCGACGCGATGATGAACATGACCCCCTGGCAACTCTGGGACCTGGACACCGGCAGGCCAGGCGAGGGAACCAGGACATTGCAAATAAAGGCTGTCCTGGAGCACGGACTGAGCATGCCAGGCGCCCGATACCACCCGGGCATCCTGCACATGTACATCCACTGCATCGAGATGAGTCCGTGGCCCGAACTGGGCCTCAACGCCGCGGACCACCTGCGCGGTCTGGTCCCGGATGGGGGACACCTGCAGCATATGCCCTCGCATCTCGACGTGCTGGTGGGCGATTACCGCCGCGCAATGGCATCGAATTACGACGCCACCATTGCTGATGAGAAGTTCGTCGCCAGGCACGGCAGCTTGAACTTCTACTCCTTCTACCGCATGCACAACTACCACTCCCTGATCTACAGCGCCATGTTCTCCGCGAAAAAGACCACCGCTTTCGAGACCCTCGACCGCATGGAGGCTACTCTCCCCATTGAAGTCCTCCGCGTCCAATCCCCCCCGCTGGCCGACTGGCTCGagaccttcttcgccgtccgCCCACACGTCCTGGTCCGCTTCGGCATGTGGGATGaaatcctcgccctccccctACCCAAAGAACAAGACCAAGACCTGCTGTGCGTAACCACCGCCACAATCCACTACGCCAAGGGCATCGCAGCATCCGCCCTCGGCAATCTCACCCAAGCACAGGACCACCGCcgcctcttccaggccgcATGCAGGCGCGTCCCCGCTTCCAGAAAGATGTTCCCAAACTCCTGCATCGACATCCTAGCCGTCGGCGAGGCAATGCTCGACGCCGAGCTGAGCTACCGTAGCGGCGAGACCGAGCGCGCGTTTGAACAGCTCCGCCAGGCAATCGTCCGAGACGACGCGCTGGTCTATTCAGAGCCGTGGGGGTGGATGCAGCCGGTGCGTCATGCGTAtgcggcgctgctgctggagcaGGGGCGtgtcgaggaggcggcggagtGTTACTGTGATGATTTAGGGCTGAATGGGACTCTGGCGCGCGCGCATCAACATCCGAATAATGTTTGGGCTTTGGCGGGTTATCATGAGTGTTTGGTCAATTTGGGGAGGGAGAATGAGGCGAAGATGATTGAGACGCCGTTGAGTGTTGCGAGGGCTGTGGCGGATGTTGAGGTTGAGTATTCTTGTTTCTGTAGGGGGAGGGATGCAGTTAGTTCGAAGTGA